One segment of Salvelinus namaycush isolate Seneca unplaced genomic scaffold, SaNama_1.0 Scaffold912, whole genome shotgun sequence DNA contains the following:
- the LOC120043430 gene encoding mRNA-decapping enzyme 1B-like isoform X1, whose product MTASSSGGNTCLTAKGLDISLAALQRQDPYINNIVDVASQVALYTFNNRSNEWEKTDVEGTLFVYTRLASPRHGFTIMNRLSMENLTEPITKDLDFQLQDPFLLYRNARLAIYGIWFYDKADCQRIAELMKYLTKQEQALAQRGQQGQGGLVSPRALEAAGNPGKGQGVDILQMLTKARNEYDKGGQPEPKEIGGCRVLNANPSLIKPIPVKPMERYPHPGLQERPVQDSQGEPRPLSLATLFGVQQPRAELVSPMAASGSRGPGSQPQGKPGGVRPAVARSLSYDDPVQSQLQEGGLISGSSPPQHCPAFQKLMKDAASSSQPRNQLQRGGTMEQLQRGGTMEQLQRGGPMEQLQRGGPMEQLQRGGPMEQLQRGGPMEQLQPVSESSENRLHENGAPSVLHHRTQARQDPIQRLFQNQPTSTTPSMTTSAPCCPPPLQQPPPLIPGLQSAHPQPLLVDVLGFPGSQHHHVHLPPHQAQPFYFSPTKPPQMLVPMLPSHPSQSQPPHQPQPGHPQPQSQPCHPFHPFQHPQPLYLQPLPGHLQPGQLTGVVSPHELLQRLQLVQQEQSLVPEPTRPSSNLAPRFHEPAPLAPSAPPAMGQHGQQAAHSTARSLDSLADKTSAGTAAQKFQVISPQRIPATVAPTLLLSPSVFSQAKRPQAKASGVTHCPPGPHPPSALLAPDNPQPRGLSKSQLQATLLHLIQNDTSFLDTIYESYVHRFSTEATASQF is encoded by the exons ATGACGGCAAGCTCATCGGGTGGAAACACCTGTCTCACTGCTAAAGGTTTGGACATTAGTCTCGCAGCCCTGCAAAGACAAGATCCttacatcaacaacattgtagatgTGGCGAGTCAAGTGGCGTTGTATACTTTCAACAACCGATCAAATGAATGG GAGAAGACTGACGTGGAAGGGACCCTGTTTGTCTACACACG GCTAGCATCTCCCAGACATGGCTTCACCATAATGAACAGGCTGAGTATGGAGAACCTGACTGAACCCATCACTAAAGACCTGGACTTCCAGCTGCAGGATCCATTCCTACTCTACAGGAATGCACGCT tagCTATCTATGGCATCTGGTTCTATGATAAGGCGGACTGCCAGCGCATCGCAGAGCTTATGAAGTA tctgACGAAACAGGAACAGGCCCTAGCCCAGCGGGGTCAGCAGGGTCAGGGGGGCTTGGTGTCTCCTCGAGCCCTGGAGGCAGCAGGGAACCCTGGGAAGGGACAAGGAGTGGACATCCTGCAGATGCTGACCAAAGCTCGCAATGAGTATGACAAG ggtgGTCAGCCAGAGCCTAAAGAGATAGGAGGGTGTCGTGTCCTTAATGCCAACCCCAGCCTGATCAAACCTATCCCTGTCAAACCTATGGAGAGATATCCCCATCCTGGGTTACAGGAGAGGCCTGTTCAG GATAGTCAAGGAGAGCCCAGGCCCCTCTCTCTGGCAACTCTGTTCGGTGTCCAGCAGCCCAGAGCCGAGCTGGTCTCTCCCATGGCTGCGTCAGGGTCAAGAGGTCCAGGGTCCCAGCCCCAGGGGAAGCCTGGAGGTGTCCGCCCGGCGGTGGCCCGCTCCTTGTCCTACGATGACCCAGTCCAGTCCCAGCTCCAGGAAGGGGGTCTGATCTCAGGTAGCAGCCCCCCGCAGCACTGCCCTGCCTTCCAGAAGCTTATGAAGGATGCCGCCTCCTCCTCCCAGCCTCGGAACCAGCTCCAGCGAGGCGGTACTATGGAGCAGCTCCAGCGAGGGGGTACTATGGAGCAGCTCCAGCGAGGGGGTCCTATGGAGCAGCTCCAGCGAGGGGGTCCTATGGAGCAGCTCCAGCGAGGGGGTCCTATGGAGCAGCTCCAGCGAGGGGGTCCTATGGAGCAGCTCCAGCCCGTCTCCGAGTCATCCGAGAACAGACTGCATGAGAACGGAGCCCCCTCTGTCCTCCACCATCGGACCCAGGCCAGACAAGACCCCATCCAGAGACTGTTCCAGAACCAGCCCACTTCCACCACCCCTTCAATGACGACCTCCGCTCcttgttgtcctcctcctctccagcagcctcctcctctcatccctggTCTCCAGTCTGCCCATCCTCAGCCTCTCCTGGTGGATGTGTTGGGCTTCCCTGGTTCTCAACACCATCACGTCCACCTCCCCCCTCACCAGGCCCAGCCGTTTTACTTCAGCCCCACCAAGCCCCCCCAGATGCTGGTCCCCATGTTGCCCTCACACCCCTCCCAGTCTCAACCTCCCCACCAACCCCAGCCTGGTCATCCTCAACCTCAGTCACAGCCCTGTCACCCTTTCCACCCCTTCCAGCACCCCCAGCCCTTATACCTCCAACCCCTGCCAGGTCACCTCCAGCCGGGGCAGCTAACTGGTGTCGTCTCCCCTCATGAGCTGCTCCAGAGGCTGCAGCTGGTTCAACAGGAGCAGAGTCTGGTCCCGGAGCCCACTAGGCCTTCCTCTAACCTGGCTCCCCGCTTCCACGAGCCTGCCCCTCTAGCCCCCTCAGCCCCCCCAGCCATGGGGCAGCACGGCCAGCAGGCGGCTCATTCTACAGCCAGGTCTCTGGACAGTTTGGCTGACAAGACCTCTGCAGGCACCGCTGCTCAGAAGTTCCAG GTGATCTCCCCCCAGCGTATCCCAGCCACGGTGGCACCTACCCTGCTCCTGTCCCCCAGTGTCTTCTCCCAGGCCAAGCGCCCCCAGGCCAAAGCCTCTGGGGTCACCCACTGCCCCCCTGGCCCTCATCCTCCCTCAGCCCTCCTGGCCCCTGACAACCCCCAACCCAGGGGCCTCTCTAAGAGCCAGCTCCAGGCCACCCTGCTGCACCTCATACAG aaCGACACTTCCTTCCTGGATACCATCTATGAGTCCTACGTCCACCGCTTCTCCACGGAAGCCACCGCCAGCCAGTTCTGA
- the LOC120043430 gene encoding mRNA-decapping enzyme 1B-like isoform X2: MTASSSGGNTCLTAKGLDISLAALQRQDPYINNIVDVASQVALYTFNNRSNEWEKTDVEGTLFVYTRLASPRHGFTIMNRLSMENLTEPITKDLDFQLQDPFLLYRNARSIYGIWFYDKADCQRIAELMKYLTKQEQALAQRGQQGQGGLVSPRALEAAGNPGKGQGVDILQMLTKARNEYDKGGQPEPKEIGGCRVLNANPSLIKPIPVKPMERYPHPGLQERPVQDSQGEPRPLSLATLFGVQQPRAELVSPMAASGSRGPGSQPQGKPGGVRPAVARSLSYDDPVQSQLQEGGLISGSSPPQHCPAFQKLMKDAASSSQPRNQLQRGGTMEQLQRGGTMEQLQRGGPMEQLQRGGPMEQLQRGGPMEQLQRGGPMEQLQPVSESSENRLHENGAPSVLHHRTQARQDPIQRLFQNQPTSTTPSMTTSAPCCPPPLQQPPPLIPGLQSAHPQPLLVDVLGFPGSQHHHVHLPPHQAQPFYFSPTKPPQMLVPMLPSHPSQSQPPHQPQPGHPQPQSQPCHPFHPFQHPQPLYLQPLPGHLQPGQLTGVVSPHELLQRLQLVQQEQSLVPEPTRPSSNLAPRFHEPAPLAPSAPPAMGQHGQQAAHSTARSLDSLADKTSAGTAAQKFQVISPQRIPATVAPTLLLSPSVFSQAKRPQAKASGVTHCPPGPHPPSALLAPDNPQPRGLSKSQLQATLLHLIQNDTSFLDTIYESYVHRFSTEATASQF; the protein is encoded by the exons ATGACGGCAAGCTCATCGGGTGGAAACACCTGTCTCACTGCTAAAGGTTTGGACATTAGTCTCGCAGCCCTGCAAAGACAAGATCCttacatcaacaacattgtagatgTGGCGAGTCAAGTGGCGTTGTATACTTTCAACAACCGATCAAATGAATGG GAGAAGACTGACGTGGAAGGGACCCTGTTTGTCTACACACG GCTAGCATCTCCCAGACATGGCTTCACCATAATGAACAGGCTGAGTATGGAGAACCTGACTGAACCCATCACTAAAGACCTGGACTTCCAGCTGCAGGATCCATTCCTACTCTACAGGAATGCACGCT CTATCTATGGCATCTGGTTCTATGATAAGGCGGACTGCCAGCGCATCGCAGAGCTTATGAAGTA tctgACGAAACAGGAACAGGCCCTAGCCCAGCGGGGTCAGCAGGGTCAGGGGGGCTTGGTGTCTCCTCGAGCCCTGGAGGCAGCAGGGAACCCTGGGAAGGGACAAGGAGTGGACATCCTGCAGATGCTGACCAAAGCTCGCAATGAGTATGACAAG ggtgGTCAGCCAGAGCCTAAAGAGATAGGAGGGTGTCGTGTCCTTAATGCCAACCCCAGCCTGATCAAACCTATCCCTGTCAAACCTATGGAGAGATATCCCCATCCTGGGTTACAGGAGAGGCCTGTTCAG GATAGTCAAGGAGAGCCCAGGCCCCTCTCTCTGGCAACTCTGTTCGGTGTCCAGCAGCCCAGAGCCGAGCTGGTCTCTCCCATGGCTGCGTCAGGGTCAAGAGGTCCAGGGTCCCAGCCCCAGGGGAAGCCTGGAGGTGTCCGCCCGGCGGTGGCCCGCTCCTTGTCCTACGATGACCCAGTCCAGTCCCAGCTCCAGGAAGGGGGTCTGATCTCAGGTAGCAGCCCCCCGCAGCACTGCCCTGCCTTCCAGAAGCTTATGAAGGATGCCGCCTCCTCCTCCCAGCCTCGGAACCAGCTCCAGCGAGGCGGTACTATGGAGCAGCTCCAGCGAGGGGGTACTATGGAGCAGCTCCAGCGAGGGGGTCCTATGGAGCAGCTCCAGCGAGGGGGTCCTATGGAGCAGCTCCAGCGAGGGGGTCCTATGGAGCAGCTCCAGCGAGGGGGTCCTATGGAGCAGCTCCAGCCCGTCTCCGAGTCATCCGAGAACAGACTGCATGAGAACGGAGCCCCCTCTGTCCTCCACCATCGGACCCAGGCCAGACAAGACCCCATCCAGAGACTGTTCCAGAACCAGCCCACTTCCACCACCCCTTCAATGACGACCTCCGCTCcttgttgtcctcctcctctccagcagcctcctcctctcatccctggTCTCCAGTCTGCCCATCCTCAGCCTCTCCTGGTGGATGTGTTGGGCTTCCCTGGTTCTCAACACCATCACGTCCACCTCCCCCCTCACCAGGCCCAGCCGTTTTACTTCAGCCCCACCAAGCCCCCCCAGATGCTGGTCCCCATGTTGCCCTCACACCCCTCCCAGTCTCAACCTCCCCACCAACCCCAGCCTGGTCATCCTCAACCTCAGTCACAGCCCTGTCACCCTTTCCACCCCTTCCAGCACCCCCAGCCCTTATACCTCCAACCCCTGCCAGGTCACCTCCAGCCGGGGCAGCTAACTGGTGTCGTCTCCCCTCATGAGCTGCTCCAGAGGCTGCAGCTGGTTCAACAGGAGCAGAGTCTGGTCCCGGAGCCCACTAGGCCTTCCTCTAACCTGGCTCCCCGCTTCCACGAGCCTGCCCCTCTAGCCCCCTCAGCCCCCCCAGCCATGGGGCAGCACGGCCAGCAGGCGGCTCATTCTACAGCCAGGTCTCTGGACAGTTTGGCTGACAAGACCTCTGCAGGCACCGCTGCTCAGAAGTTCCAG GTGATCTCCCCCCAGCGTATCCCAGCCACGGTGGCACCTACCCTGCTCCTGTCCCCCAGTGTCTTCTCCCAGGCCAAGCGCCCCCAGGCCAAAGCCTCTGGGGTCACCCACTGCCCCCCTGGCCCTCATCCTCCCTCAGCCCTCCTGGCCCCTGACAACCCCCAACCCAGGGGCCTCTCTAAGAGCCAGCTCCAGGCCACCCTGCTGCACCTCATACAG aaCGACACTTCCTTCCTGGATACCATCTATGAGTCCTACGTCCACCGCTTCTCCACGGAAGCCACCGCCAGCCAGTTCTGA
- the LOC120043430 gene encoding mRNA-decapping enzyme 1B-like isoform X3 → MNRLSMENLTEPITKDLDFQLQDPFLLYRNARLAIYGIWFYDKADCQRIAELMKYLTKQEQALAQRGQQGQGGLVSPRALEAAGNPGKGQGVDILQMLTKARNEYDKGGQPEPKEIGGCRVLNANPSLIKPIPVKPMERYPHPGLQERPVQDSQGEPRPLSLATLFGVQQPRAELVSPMAASGSRGPGSQPQGKPGGVRPAVARSLSYDDPVQSQLQEGGLISGSSPPQHCPAFQKLMKDAASSSQPRNQLQRGGTMEQLQRGGTMEQLQRGGPMEQLQRGGPMEQLQRGGPMEQLQRGGPMEQLQPVSESSENRLHENGAPSVLHHRTQARQDPIQRLFQNQPTSTTPSMTTSAPCCPPPLQQPPPLIPGLQSAHPQPLLVDVLGFPGSQHHHVHLPPHQAQPFYFSPTKPPQMLVPMLPSHPSQSQPPHQPQPGHPQPQSQPCHPFHPFQHPQPLYLQPLPGHLQPGQLTGVVSPHELLQRLQLVQQEQSLVPEPTRPSSNLAPRFHEPAPLAPSAPPAMGQHGQQAAHSTARSLDSLADKTSAGTAAQKFQVISPQRIPATVAPTLLLSPSVFSQAKRPQAKASGVTHCPPGPHPPSALLAPDNPQPRGLSKSQLQATLLHLIQNDTSFLDTIYESYVHRFSTEATASQF, encoded by the exons ATGAACAGGCTGAGTATGGAGAACCTGACTGAACCCATCACTAAAGACCTGGACTTCCAGCTGCAGGATCCATTCCTACTCTACAGGAATGCACGCT tagCTATCTATGGCATCTGGTTCTATGATAAGGCGGACTGCCAGCGCATCGCAGAGCTTATGAAGTA tctgACGAAACAGGAACAGGCCCTAGCCCAGCGGGGTCAGCAGGGTCAGGGGGGCTTGGTGTCTCCTCGAGCCCTGGAGGCAGCAGGGAACCCTGGGAAGGGACAAGGAGTGGACATCCTGCAGATGCTGACCAAAGCTCGCAATGAGTATGACAAG ggtgGTCAGCCAGAGCCTAAAGAGATAGGAGGGTGTCGTGTCCTTAATGCCAACCCCAGCCTGATCAAACCTATCCCTGTCAAACCTATGGAGAGATATCCCCATCCTGGGTTACAGGAGAGGCCTGTTCAG GATAGTCAAGGAGAGCCCAGGCCCCTCTCTCTGGCAACTCTGTTCGGTGTCCAGCAGCCCAGAGCCGAGCTGGTCTCTCCCATGGCTGCGTCAGGGTCAAGAGGTCCAGGGTCCCAGCCCCAGGGGAAGCCTGGAGGTGTCCGCCCGGCGGTGGCCCGCTCCTTGTCCTACGATGACCCAGTCCAGTCCCAGCTCCAGGAAGGGGGTCTGATCTCAGGTAGCAGCCCCCCGCAGCACTGCCCTGCCTTCCAGAAGCTTATGAAGGATGCCGCCTCCTCCTCCCAGCCTCGGAACCAGCTCCAGCGAGGCGGTACTATGGAGCAGCTCCAGCGAGGGGGTACTATGGAGCAGCTCCAGCGAGGGGGTCCTATGGAGCAGCTCCAGCGAGGGGGTCCTATGGAGCAGCTCCAGCGAGGGGGTCCTATGGAGCAGCTCCAGCGAGGGGGTCCTATGGAGCAGCTCCAGCCCGTCTCCGAGTCATCCGAGAACAGACTGCATGAGAACGGAGCCCCCTCTGTCCTCCACCATCGGACCCAGGCCAGACAAGACCCCATCCAGAGACTGTTCCAGAACCAGCCCACTTCCACCACCCCTTCAATGACGACCTCCGCTCcttgttgtcctcctcctctccagcagcctcctcctctcatccctggTCTCCAGTCTGCCCATCCTCAGCCTCTCCTGGTGGATGTGTTGGGCTTCCCTGGTTCTCAACACCATCACGTCCACCTCCCCCCTCACCAGGCCCAGCCGTTTTACTTCAGCCCCACCAAGCCCCCCCAGATGCTGGTCCCCATGTTGCCCTCACACCCCTCCCAGTCTCAACCTCCCCACCAACCCCAGCCTGGTCATCCTCAACCTCAGTCACAGCCCTGTCACCCTTTCCACCCCTTCCAGCACCCCCAGCCCTTATACCTCCAACCCCTGCCAGGTCACCTCCAGCCGGGGCAGCTAACTGGTGTCGTCTCCCCTCATGAGCTGCTCCAGAGGCTGCAGCTGGTTCAACAGGAGCAGAGTCTGGTCCCGGAGCCCACTAGGCCTTCCTCTAACCTGGCTCCCCGCTTCCACGAGCCTGCCCCTCTAGCCCCCTCAGCCCCCCCAGCCATGGGGCAGCACGGCCAGCAGGCGGCTCATTCTACAGCCAGGTCTCTGGACAGTTTGGCTGACAAGACCTCTGCAGGCACCGCTGCTCAGAAGTTCCAG GTGATCTCCCCCCAGCGTATCCCAGCCACGGTGGCACCTACCCTGCTCCTGTCCCCCAGTGTCTTCTCCCAGGCCAAGCGCCCCCAGGCCAAAGCCTCTGGGGTCACCCACTGCCCCCCTGGCCCTCATCCTCCCTCAGCCCTCCTGGCCCCTGACAACCCCCAACCCAGGGGCCTCTCTAAGAGCCAGCTCCAGGCCACCCTGCTGCACCTCATACAG aaCGACACTTCCTTCCTGGATACCATCTATGAGTCCTACGTCCACCGCTTCTCCACGGAAGCCACCGCCAGCCAGTTCTGA